The following are encoded in a window of Kogia breviceps isolate mKogBre1 chromosome 12, mKogBre1 haplotype 1, whole genome shotgun sequence genomic DNA:
- the TNS2 gene encoding tensin-2 isoform X11 yields the protein MKPRKTEPHSFREKVFRKKAPVCAVCKVTIDGTGVSCRVCKVATHRKCEAKVTSSCQALPPTELRRNTAPVRRIEHLGSTKSLNYSKQRSTLPRSFSLDPLMERRWDLDLTYVTERILAAAFPARPDEQRHRGHLRELAHVLQSKHRDKYLLFNLSEKRHDLTHLNPKVQDFGWPELHAPPLDKLCSICKAMEMWLSADPQHVVVLYCKGSKGKLGVIVSAYMHYSKISAGADQALATLTMRKFCEDKVASELQPSQHRYISYFSGLLSGSIRMNSSPLFLHYVLVPMLPAFEPGMGFQPFLKIYQSMQLVYTSGIYHVTGPGPQQLCISLEPALLLKGDVMVTCYHRGSRGTDRTLVFRVQFHTCTIHGPRLTFPKDQLDEAWTDERFPFQASVEFVFSSSPEKIKGSTPRNEPSVSVDYNTAEPAVRWDSYENFNLHHEDSVDDSVIHTRGPLDGSPYAQVQRAPRQTPPAPSPELPPPPLLSVSSDSGHSSTLTTEPAAESPGRPPPTAAERQELERLLGGCGVAAGGRGAGRETAILDDEEQPPAGGGPRLGMYSGHRPGLSRHCSCRQGYREPCGVPNGGYYRPEGTLERRRLAFGAYEGPPQGYAEASVEKRRLCRSLSEGPYPYLPELGKPANGDFGYRAPGYREVVILEDPGLPALCSCPACEEKLALPTAALYGLRLEREAGEGWANEAGKSLLHPVRPGHPLPLLVPACGHHHAPVPDYSCLKPPKAGEEGHEGCSYAMCPEGRYGHPGYPALVTYSYGGAVPSYCPAYGRAPHSCGSPGEGRRYPSSGAHSPRAGSISPGSPPYPQSRNLSYEIPAEEGGDRYPPPGHLVPAGPLASAESPEPVSWREGPSGHSTLPRSPRDAQCSASSELSGPSTPLHTSSPVQGKESARRQDTRSPTLAPTQRLSPGEALPPASQGGAERAPELPARSGPEPPAPGPFSPASPPSSPNDWPQERSPGGRSDSASPRGPVPTTLPGLRHTPWQALRDSPDSPDGSPLTPVPTQMPWLVASPEPPRSSPIPAFPLAASYDISGPTQPPLPEKRHLLGPGPQPGPWGPEQASPPARGTSHHVTFAPLLPDNAPHPPEPPMQESQSNVKFVQDTSKFWYKPHLSRDQAIALLKDKDPGAFLIRDSHSFQGAYGLALKVATPPPSAQPWKGDPLEQLVRHFLIETGPKGVKIKGCPSEPYFGSLSALVSQHSISPLSLPCCLRIPSKDPLEEAPEAPVPANMSTAADLLRQGAGLSPGHHADRQPEEALLSPPLSSEQHHLRQH from the exons ATGAAG CCTAGGAAAACTGAGCCACATAGCTTCCGGGAGAAGGTTTTCCGGAAGAAAGCACCGGTCTGTGCAGTGTGTAAGGTGACCATCGATGGGACAGGCGTCTCGTGCCGAG TCTGCAAGGTGGCGACACACAGAAAATGTGAAGCAAAG GTGACTTCCTCCTGTCAGGCCTTGCCTCCCACGGAGCTG CGGAGAAACACGGCCCCTGTGAGGCGCATAGAGCACCTG GGATCCACCAAGTCTCTGAACTACTCAAAGCAACGCAGCACTCTGCCCAG GAGCTTCAGCCTGGATCCTCTCATGGAGCGCCGCTGGGACTTGGACCTCACCTACGTGACTGAGCGGATCCTGGCCGCCGCCTTCCCCGCGCGGCCCGACGAGCAGCGACACCGAGGCCACCTGCGCGAACTGGCTCACGTGCTGCAATCCAAGCACCGCGACAAGTACCTG CTCTTCAACCTTTCAGAGAAAAGACATGACCTGACCCACCTAAACCCCAAG GTCCAGGACTTTGGCTGGCCTGAGCTGCACGCGCCCCCACTGGACAAGCTGTGCTCCATCTGCAAAGCCATGGAGATGTGGCTCAGTGCCGACCCGCAGCACGTGGTCGTACTGTACTGCAAG GGGAGCAAGGGTAAGCTCGGGGTCATCGTCTCTGCCTACATGCACTACAGCAAGATCTCTGCAGG GGCAGACCAGGCGCTGGCTACCCTTACCATGAGGAAGTTCTGTGAGGACAAGGTGGCCTCGGAGCTGCAGCCCTCCCAGCACCG GTATATCAGCTACTTCAGTGGTCTGCTGTCCGGCTCCATCAGAATGAACAGCAGCCCCCTCTTCCTGCACTATGTGCTCGTGCCCATGCTGCCAGCCTTTGAACCTGGCATGG GTTTCCAGCCCTTCCTCAAGATCTACCAGTCCATGCAGCTTGTCTACACATCTGGAATCTA tcATGTCACAGGCCCTGGTCCCCAGCAGCTTTGCATTAGCCTGGAGCCAGCTCTCCTCCTCAAAGGCGATGTCATG gTGACGTGCTATCACAGGGGTAGCCGGGGGACTGACCGGACCCTCGTGTTCCGAGTCCAGTTCCACACGTGTACTATCCATGGACCACGGCTCACCTTCCCCAAGGACCAGCTGGACGAGGCCTGGACCG ACGAGAGGTTCCCCTTCCAAGCCTCGGTGGAGTTCGTCTTCTCCTCTAGCCCAGAGAAGATCAAAG GCAGCACGCCACGGAACGAGCCCTCGGTCTCTGTTGACTACAACACGGCAGAGCCTGCCGTGCGCTGGGACTCCTACGAGAACTTCAACCTGCACCACGAAGACAGTgtggatg ACTCCGTCATCCATACCCGGGGACCCCTGGATGGCAGTCCTTACGCCCAGGTGCAGCGGGCCCCCCGCCAGACCCCGCCGGCGCCCTCTCCGGagctgcccccgcccccgctgcTCTCTGTCAGCAGCGATTCTGGCCATTCATCCACGCTGACCACCGAGCCAGCCGCTGAGTCCCCTGGCCGGCCACCCCCGACAGCTGCCGAGAGGCAGGAGCTGGAGCGCCTCCTGGGGGGCTGTGGAGTGGCCGCTGGGGGCCGGGGAGCTGGGCGTGAGACGGCCATCCTCGatgatgaagagcagcccccggcGGGCGGAGGCCCCCGCCTTGGAATGTATTCGGGAcacaggcctggcctcagccGCCACTGCTCCTGCCGCCAGGGCTACCGGGAACCCTGCGGGGTCCCCAATGGGGGCTACTACCGGCCAGAGGGGACCCTGGAGAGGCGGCGGCTGGCCTTCGGGGCCTACGAGGGGCCCCCACAGGGCTATGCTGAGGCCTCCGTGGAGAAGAGGCGCCTCTGCCGATCGCTGTCCGAGGGGCCGTACCCTTACCTGCCTGAGCTGGGGAAACCGGCCAATGGGGACTTCGGCTACCGCGCCCCAGGCTACCGGGAGGTGGTGATCCTGGAGGACCCTGGGCTGCCTGCCCTGTGCTCATGCCCCGCCTGTGAGGAGAAGCTAGCGCTGCCCACGGCAGCCCTCTATGGGCTGCGCCTggagagggaggctggagaggggtGGGCGAATGAGGCTGGCAAGTCCCTCCTGCACCCGGTGCGACCTGGGCACCCGCTGCCCCTGCTGGTGCCTGCCTGCGGGCACCACCATGCCCCAGTGCCTGACTACAGCTGCCTGAAGCCACCCAAGGCAGGCGAGGAAGGGCATGAGGGCTGCTCCTATGCCATGTGCCCCGAAGGCAGGTATGGGCATCCAGGGTACCCTGCCCTGGTGACATACAGCTATGGAGGAGCGGTTCCCAGTTACTGCCCAGCGTATGGCCGGGCGCCTCACAGCTGCGGGTCTCCAGGTGAGGGCAGAAGGTATCCCAGCTCTGGTGCCCACTCCCCCCGGGCTGGCTCCATTTCCCCCGGCAGCCCGCCCTACCCCCAATCCAGGAACCTCAGCTACGAGATCcctgcagaggagggaggggacaggtATCCGCCGCCCGGGCACCTGGTCCCAGCAGGACCCTTGGCATCTGCAG AGTCGCCGGAGCCCGTGTCCTGGAGGGAGGGCCCCAGTGGGCACAGCACCCTGCCTCGGTCTCCCCGAGATGCCCAGTGCAGTGCCTCTTCTGAGCTGTCTGGTCCCTCCACGCCCCTGCACACCAGCAGCCCAGTCCAGGGCAAGGAGAG CGCCCGACGGCAGGACACTAGGTCCCCCACCTTGGCGCCCACTCAGAGACTGAGTCCCGGAGAGGCCTTGCCACCTGCCTCCCAGGGAGGAGCTGAAAGAGCTCCAGAGCTGCCAGCAAGAAGTGGGCCTGAGCCTCCGGCCCCTGGtcccttctccccagcctccccgccCAGCTCACCCAACGACTGGCCTCAGGAGAGGAGCCCGGGGGGCCGTTCGGACAGCGCCAGTCCGAGGGGCCCTGTACCCACCACCCTGCCCGGCCTCCGCCACACCCCCTGGCAGGCCCTTCGAGACTCCCCGGACAGCCCAGACGGGTCCCCCCTCACCCCTGTGCCTACTCAGATGCCCTGGCTTGTGGCCAGCCCAGAGCCGCCTAGGAGCTCACCCATACCTGCCTTCCCTCTGGCTGCATCTTATGACATCAGtggccccacccagcccccactTCCCGAGAAGCGCCACCTGCTGGGGCCTGGGCCACAGCCGGGACCCTGGGGCCCAGAGCAGGCATCACCACCAGCCAGAGGCACGAGTCACCATGTCACTTTTGCACCTCTGCTCCCGGATAATGCCCCCCATCCCCCAG AGCCCCCTATGCAAGAGAGCCAGAGCAACGTCAAGTTTGTCCAGGATACGTCCAAGTTCTGGTATAAGCCACACCTGTCCCGTGACCAAG CCATTGCCCTGCTGAAGGACAAGGACCCTGGGGCCTTCTTGATCAGGGACAGTCATTCATTCCAAGGAGCCTATGGGCTGGCTCTCAAGGTGGCTACGCCCCCACCCAGCGCCCAGCCCTGGAAAG gggaCCCCTTGGAACAGCTGGTCCGCCATTTTCTCATTGAGACTGGGCCCAAAGGGGTGAAGATCAAGGGCTGCCCCAGCGAGCCCTACTTTG GCAGCCTGTCGGCCCTGGTCTCCCAGCACTCCATCTCCCCGctgtccctgccctgctgcctgCGCATTCCCAGCAAAG ATCCTCTGGAGGAGGCCCCAGAGGCCCCAGTGCCCGCCAACATGAGCACAGCAGCAGACCTTCTGCGTCAGGGCGCCG GTCTCAGCCCAGGGCATCACGCTGACAGACAACCAGAGGAA GCTCTTCTTTCGCCGCCATTATCCAGTGAACAGCATCACCTTCGCCAGCACTGA
- the TNS2 gene encoding tensin-2 isoform X3, giving the protein MKPRKTEPHSFREKVFRKKAPVCAVCKVTIDGTGVSCRVCKVATHRKCEAKVTSSCQALPPTELRRNTAPVRRIEHLGSTKSLNYSKQRSTLPRLRLLPRSFSLDPLMERRWDLDLTYVTERILAAAFPARPDEQRHRGHLRELAHVLQSKHRDKYLLFNLSEKRHDLTHLNPKVQDFGWPELHAPPLDKLCSICKAMEMWLSADPQHVVVLYCKGSKGKLGVIVSAYMHYSKISAGADQALATLTMRKFCEDKVASELQPSQHRYISYFSGLLSGSIRMNSSPLFLHYVLVPMLPAFEPGMGFQPFLKIYQSMQLVYTSGIYHVTGPGPQQLCISLEPALLLKGDVMVTCYHRGSRGTDRTLVFRVQFHTCTIHGPRLTFPKDQLDEAWTDERFPFQASVEFVFSSSPEKIKGSTPRNEPSVSVDYNTAEPAVRWDSYENFNLHHEDSVDDSVIHTRGPLDGSPYAQVQRAPRQTPPAPSPELPPPPLLSVSSDSGHSSTLTTEPAAESPGRPPPTAAERQELERLLGGCGVAAGGRGAGRETAILDDEEQPPAGGGPRLGMYSGHRPGLSRHCSCRQGYREPCGVPNGGYYRPEGTLERRRLAFGAYEGPPQGYAEASVEKRRLCRSLSEGPYPYLPELGKPANGDFGYRAPGYREVVILEDPGLPALCSCPACEEKLALPTAALYGLRLEREAGEGWANEAGKSLLHPVRPGHPLPLLVPACGHHHAPVPDYSCLKPPKAGEEGHEGCSYAMCPEGRYGHPGYPALVTYSYGGAVPSYCPAYGRAPHSCGSPGEGRRYPSSGAHSPRAGSISPGSPPYPQSRNLSYEIPAEEGGDRYPPPGHLVPAGPLASAESPEPVSWREGPSGHSTLPRSPRDAQCSASSELSGPSTPLHTSSPVQGKESARRQDTRSPTLAPTQRLSPGEALPPASQGGAERAPELPARSGPEPPAPGPFSPASPPSSPNDWPQERSPGGRSDSASPRGPVPTTLPGLRHTPWQALRDSPDSPDGSPLTPVPTQMPWLVASPEPPRSSPIPAFPLAASYDISGPTQPPLPEKRHLLGPGPQPGPWGPEQASPPARGTSHHVTFAPLLPDNAPHPPEPPMQESQSNVKFVQDTSKFWYKPHLSRDQAIALLKDKDPGAFLIRDSHSFQGAYGLALKVATPPPSAQPWKGDPLEQLVRHFLIETGPKGVKIKGCPSEPYFGSLSALVSQHSISPLSLPCCLRIPSKDPLEEAPEAPVPANMSTAADLLRQGAACSVLYLTSVETESLTGPQAVARASSAALSCSPRPTPVIVHFKVSAQGITLTDNQRKLFFRRHYPVNSITFASTDPQDRRWTNPDGTTSKIFGFVAKKPGSPWENVCHLFAELDPDQPAGAIVTFITKVLLGQRK; this is encoded by the exons ATGAAG CCTAGGAAAACTGAGCCACATAGCTTCCGGGAGAAGGTTTTCCGGAAGAAAGCACCGGTCTGTGCAGTGTGTAAGGTGACCATCGATGGGACAGGCGTCTCGTGCCGAG TCTGCAAGGTGGCGACACACAGAAAATGTGAAGCAAAG GTGACTTCCTCCTGTCAGGCCTTGCCTCCCACGGAGCTG CGGAGAAACACGGCCCCTGTGAGGCGCATAGAGCACCTG GGATCCACCAAGTCTCTGAACTACTCAAAGCAACGCAGCACTCTGCCCAG GCTTCGCCTCCTCCCCAGGAGCTTCAGCCTGGATCCTCTCATGGAGCGCCGCTGGGACTTGGACCTCACCTACGTGACTGAGCGGATCCTGGCCGCCGCCTTCCCCGCGCGGCCCGACGAGCAGCGACACCGAGGCCACCTGCGCGAACTGGCTCACGTGCTGCAATCCAAGCACCGCGACAAGTACCTG CTCTTCAACCTTTCAGAGAAAAGACATGACCTGACCCACCTAAACCCCAAG GTCCAGGACTTTGGCTGGCCTGAGCTGCACGCGCCCCCACTGGACAAGCTGTGCTCCATCTGCAAAGCCATGGAGATGTGGCTCAGTGCCGACCCGCAGCACGTGGTCGTACTGTACTGCAAG GGGAGCAAGGGTAAGCTCGGGGTCATCGTCTCTGCCTACATGCACTACAGCAAGATCTCTGCAGG GGCAGACCAGGCGCTGGCTACCCTTACCATGAGGAAGTTCTGTGAGGACAAGGTGGCCTCGGAGCTGCAGCCCTCCCAGCACCG GTATATCAGCTACTTCAGTGGTCTGCTGTCCGGCTCCATCAGAATGAACAGCAGCCCCCTCTTCCTGCACTATGTGCTCGTGCCCATGCTGCCAGCCTTTGAACCTGGCATGG GTTTCCAGCCCTTCCTCAAGATCTACCAGTCCATGCAGCTTGTCTACACATCTGGAATCTA tcATGTCACAGGCCCTGGTCCCCAGCAGCTTTGCATTAGCCTGGAGCCAGCTCTCCTCCTCAAAGGCGATGTCATG gTGACGTGCTATCACAGGGGTAGCCGGGGGACTGACCGGACCCTCGTGTTCCGAGTCCAGTTCCACACGTGTACTATCCATGGACCACGGCTCACCTTCCCCAAGGACCAGCTGGACGAGGCCTGGACCG ACGAGAGGTTCCCCTTCCAAGCCTCGGTGGAGTTCGTCTTCTCCTCTAGCCCAGAGAAGATCAAAG GCAGCACGCCACGGAACGAGCCCTCGGTCTCTGTTGACTACAACACGGCAGAGCCTGCCGTGCGCTGGGACTCCTACGAGAACTTCAACCTGCACCACGAAGACAGTgtggatg ACTCCGTCATCCATACCCGGGGACCCCTGGATGGCAGTCCTTACGCCCAGGTGCAGCGGGCCCCCCGCCAGACCCCGCCGGCGCCCTCTCCGGagctgcccccgcccccgctgcTCTCTGTCAGCAGCGATTCTGGCCATTCATCCACGCTGACCACCGAGCCAGCCGCTGAGTCCCCTGGCCGGCCACCCCCGACAGCTGCCGAGAGGCAGGAGCTGGAGCGCCTCCTGGGGGGCTGTGGAGTGGCCGCTGGGGGCCGGGGAGCTGGGCGTGAGACGGCCATCCTCGatgatgaagagcagcccccggcGGGCGGAGGCCCCCGCCTTGGAATGTATTCGGGAcacaggcctggcctcagccGCCACTGCTCCTGCCGCCAGGGCTACCGGGAACCCTGCGGGGTCCCCAATGGGGGCTACTACCGGCCAGAGGGGACCCTGGAGAGGCGGCGGCTGGCCTTCGGGGCCTACGAGGGGCCCCCACAGGGCTATGCTGAGGCCTCCGTGGAGAAGAGGCGCCTCTGCCGATCGCTGTCCGAGGGGCCGTACCCTTACCTGCCTGAGCTGGGGAAACCGGCCAATGGGGACTTCGGCTACCGCGCCCCAGGCTACCGGGAGGTGGTGATCCTGGAGGACCCTGGGCTGCCTGCCCTGTGCTCATGCCCCGCCTGTGAGGAGAAGCTAGCGCTGCCCACGGCAGCCCTCTATGGGCTGCGCCTggagagggaggctggagaggggtGGGCGAATGAGGCTGGCAAGTCCCTCCTGCACCCGGTGCGACCTGGGCACCCGCTGCCCCTGCTGGTGCCTGCCTGCGGGCACCACCATGCCCCAGTGCCTGACTACAGCTGCCTGAAGCCACCCAAGGCAGGCGAGGAAGGGCATGAGGGCTGCTCCTATGCCATGTGCCCCGAAGGCAGGTATGGGCATCCAGGGTACCCTGCCCTGGTGACATACAGCTATGGAGGAGCGGTTCCCAGTTACTGCCCAGCGTATGGCCGGGCGCCTCACAGCTGCGGGTCTCCAGGTGAGGGCAGAAGGTATCCCAGCTCTGGTGCCCACTCCCCCCGGGCTGGCTCCATTTCCCCCGGCAGCCCGCCCTACCCCCAATCCAGGAACCTCAGCTACGAGATCcctgcagaggagggaggggacaggtATCCGCCGCCCGGGCACCTGGTCCCAGCAGGACCCTTGGCATCTGCAG AGTCGCCGGAGCCCGTGTCCTGGAGGGAGGGCCCCAGTGGGCACAGCACCCTGCCTCGGTCTCCCCGAGATGCCCAGTGCAGTGCCTCTTCTGAGCTGTCTGGTCCCTCCACGCCCCTGCACACCAGCAGCCCAGTCCAGGGCAAGGAGAG CGCCCGACGGCAGGACACTAGGTCCCCCACCTTGGCGCCCACTCAGAGACTGAGTCCCGGAGAGGCCTTGCCACCTGCCTCCCAGGGAGGAGCTGAAAGAGCTCCAGAGCTGCCAGCAAGAAGTGGGCCTGAGCCTCCGGCCCCTGGtcccttctccccagcctccccgccCAGCTCACCCAACGACTGGCCTCAGGAGAGGAGCCCGGGGGGCCGTTCGGACAGCGCCAGTCCGAGGGGCCCTGTACCCACCACCCTGCCCGGCCTCCGCCACACCCCCTGGCAGGCCCTTCGAGACTCCCCGGACAGCCCAGACGGGTCCCCCCTCACCCCTGTGCCTACTCAGATGCCCTGGCTTGTGGCCAGCCCAGAGCCGCCTAGGAGCTCACCCATACCTGCCTTCCCTCTGGCTGCATCTTATGACATCAGtggccccacccagcccccactTCCCGAGAAGCGCCACCTGCTGGGGCCTGGGCCACAGCCGGGACCCTGGGGCCCAGAGCAGGCATCACCACCAGCCAGAGGCACGAGTCACCATGTCACTTTTGCACCTCTGCTCCCGGATAATGCCCCCCATCCCCCAG AGCCCCCTATGCAAGAGAGCCAGAGCAACGTCAAGTTTGTCCAGGATACGTCCAAGTTCTGGTATAAGCCACACCTGTCCCGTGACCAAG CCATTGCCCTGCTGAAGGACAAGGACCCTGGGGCCTTCTTGATCAGGGACAGTCATTCATTCCAAGGAGCCTATGGGCTGGCTCTCAAGGTGGCTACGCCCCCACCCAGCGCCCAGCCCTGGAAAG gggaCCCCTTGGAACAGCTGGTCCGCCATTTTCTCATTGAGACTGGGCCCAAAGGGGTGAAGATCAAGGGCTGCCCCAGCGAGCCCTACTTTG GCAGCCTGTCGGCCCTGGTCTCCCAGCACTCCATCTCCCCGctgtccctgccctgctgcctgCGCATTCCCAGCAAAG ATCCTCTGGAGGAGGCCCCAGAGGCCCCAGTGCCCGCCAACATGAGCACAGCAGCAGACCTTCTGCGTCAGGGCGCCG cctGCAGTGTGCTCTACCTGACCTCAGTGGAGACGGAGTCGCTGACAGGCCCCCAAGCGGTGGCGCGGGCCAGCTCCGCAGCTCTGAGCTGCAGCCCCCGCCCCACGCCAGTCATTGTCCACTTCAAGGTCTCAGCCCAGGGCATCACGCTGACAGACAACCAGAGGAA GCTCTTCTTTCGCCGCCATTATCCAGTGAACAGCATCACCTTCGCCAGCACTGACCCTCAGGACCGGAG ATGGACCAACCCGGACGGGACCACCTCCAA GATCTTTGGTTTCGTGGCCAAGAAGCCGGGAAGCCCCTGGGAGAATGTGTGTCACCTCTTTGCAGAGCTTGACCCAGATCAGCCTGCAGGCGCCATTGTCACCTTCATCACCAAAGTTTTGCTGGGccagagaaaatga